The region AGGTCTGCCGGATTACGGGGCTTTTATGGAATGTATCAGGAAAATGGACCAGCTGTGCGGAAAAAAGGGTTATGCCTACCAGATGGGGGTAAAGGGAACCCTGTTTTGGTTTCTGGGCCTGATTGCGGGGATTTGGGGACCGGAGGCTGCCGGACAGCCGCGAAAGTCCAGGGAGAGGATGAAACGGCTGCTGGAGTATATGGAGGAACACTACGGTGAGAAGATAACCGTGGAGGACGGGGCGGAACTGTGCTTTTACAGTAATTCCCATTTCATGAAGTATTTTAAACAGTATATGGGTGTGCCGTTCATACAGTATCTCAATGAATTCCGCCTGGAAAAGGCAGCGGGAATGCTGCTCACCACCCCGGATCCGGTGACGGCGGTGGCCCAGAGATGCGGGTTTGATAATATATCCTATTTTAACCGGCTGTTCCGGAGAAAGTACGGGAAGACGCCGGGGGAATACCGCAAGAATGGGGGGAATTACTTGTAGGGGCTGTGAAAGTGTGATAAAATGAATCGGTATTTTCCGGGGCCTGTCAGATTGCGGAATTGCGGCAGTGTTATTGCGCGGCAGCATGAGCGTGCGGCAGTGAAATGATTGGGTGAACCGGACAAAAAGGAGATTATCACTATGCGGGAATGCGGTATGCTGCTTCCGGTTGCCAGCCTGCCTTCGCGGTATGGCATCGGGGCATTTTCTAAGGAAGCATATGATTTTATTGATACACTAAAGGCAGCGGGCCAGAGCTGCTGGCAGATTCTGCCTTTG is a window of Enterocloster clostridioformis DNA encoding:
- a CDS encoding AraC family transcriptional regulator, which produces MRDGMRDKYGYHEMKEHAGKDFPFNIYPCSIPADFSQVPVHWHEDMEIIAVKKGRGMVTVDMEPYEAGAGEAVVVFPGQLHGISQCGFEAMEYENIIFLPSMLMTDESDLCTYNFLRPMTEGGIGKPLHITEGLPDYGAFMECIRKMDQLCGKKGYAYQMGVKGTLFWFLGLIAGIWGPEAAGQPRKSRERMKRLLEYMEEHYGEKITVEDGAELCFYSNSHFMKYFKQYMGVPFIQYLNEFRLEKAAGMLLTTPDPVTAVAQRCGFDNISYFNRLFRRKYGKTPGEYRKNGGNYL